A window of Malania oleifera isolate guangnan ecotype guangnan chromosome 5, ASM2987363v1, whole genome shotgun sequence contains these coding sequences:
- the LOC131155603 gene encoding uncharacterized protein LOC131155603 gives MIQLLFLVLLAEGVVALFLMVKIGPLRELVMRGLDQVKMGKGPAYVKTIACTMSVILFSSVWSILKIQNKGSKLGTMTPMDQVLWRTHLLEASLIGFSLFLGFVIDYLHHYLQKLVGLRSTVGDLKKEVEKLQKEKTQLSEKDVHRSKEMKLLQEEIVNLTQNLKSLKLECEDKDKRVETAEAHVAALQKQSADLLLEYDRLLEDNQNLQTQALGGSRS, from the exons ATGATCCAGCTATTGTTCTTGGTTCTTTTAGCTGAAGGTGTGGTAGCCTTGTTTCTAATGGTGAAGATTGGGCCGCTGAGAGAGCTGGTAATGAGAGGCTTGGATCAGGTGAAGATGGGAAAGGGCCCAGCTTACGTTAAAACTATTGCTTGTACCATGTCCGTGATTCTCTTCTCGAGTGTTTGGAGCATTCTTAAGATTCAGAACAAGGGTTCCAAGCTAGGTACAATGACCCCCATGGATCAGGTTCTCTGGAGGACCCACTTGCTAGAAGCTTCGCTCATTG GTTTCTCCTTATTTCTTggatttgtgattgattatttgcACCATTATCTTCAAAAGCTAGTTGGCTTGCGGAGCACCGTAGGAGATTTGAAAAAGGAAGTTGAGAAGCTTCAGAAGGAAAAGACGCAGCTTAGTGAAAAGGACGTGCACAGGTCAAAGGAAATGAAGCTGCTGCAAGAGGAAATTGTTAATTTAACACAAAACTTGAAGAGCCTAAAGTTGGAATGTGAAGACAAGGACAAAAGGGTTGAAACTGCTGAAGCTCATGTTGCTGCCCTCCAGAAACAATCTGCAGATCTGCTACTTGAGTATGATCGTCTGTTGGAGGACAATCAAAATCTTCAGACCCAAGCTCTGGGGGGGAGTAGAAGTTGA